CGCTTCAGTTCGAAGGGTGCGCGGAGGCGCCCCAGTCATCGGCACTGAACTGCAGGTGCAGCACCGTCCGGTTATCGTCTTCCAGCGGTGGGTTGTACTGCAGCGTCGTGCAGCCGGTGGCCACCTGGCGCTTCAGTGCCAGTGCCATCGTCTTCGTTGTCTGCGGGCCGTAGACCGGGGTTCCGGCCTTCGTTGTCTTCAGCGCCACGCGGTAGCCATCAGGACTTACCCCGTCCGGCATATCGGCAGGCGGTGACTGCCCCCCATCCAGCCCCACCACGTCCAGTTTGCGGCCGCAGCTGCCGACGCTGATGATGTCGATGCCATCGAGCAGGCTGGCGATGAACCGGTCTGCATTCTCGGTGAGCGAATCCACCGCTTCCACCGTGGTGCTTAGGCGCACCTTCACGAAGTACATTTTTCGATAGAACAGGTAGGTGCGCGAGGTGAGCATGTCGCGCTGCGCGTCGAACACGATAGGCAGGAAGCGGCCATCCTGGTGGCGACCACCGGCCAGCTTCGCGGTGTAGGGGGATTCGTCGCCCCACCATACGTTGCGGTAGATTTCCTGGCGCTCCGCGAATGCTACGGATTCGCGGAAATCCTGCACGGCCTGCGCAAGCATCTTTGGTTCATCACCCTGGCCGGCCGGGTAGATGAACACGTCCGCGATCACCCACTCGGCATGGTCGATGCCGTAGCGAAGGGATACGCCCGCCGCGATGTCGCCCTCGTCGGCGTAGTTCTTGACGGCCTCGAGCGTGGCATCGGCCAGGCGCCGTGGCGCGATGATCCAGGTATCGTCCACCACCCCGCGGTGGGTCTGCGCATCCACCGGCACGAGCGGGGGTGCCGTGGGGGCGCCCTGCGCGCCCACGGAAAAACTGGCCACGCACAAGGCCAGCAGCACGGGAATCACACTCCACCGCCACATCGTTTCCAAAACCCCTGCAAGATCGAACGCGAACCCCGTGCGCGCACTATAGCCGTCCATATGCCTCATGGGGAGCGCTTGCCGGCACGCAGTCGTCGGCGGAGGAAAGCCAGGGTCAGCGCTTCCAACTTGCGCGGCTGGTGCGGGCCAACCGGGGCAACCTGGCGGTGCAATTCGCCATCGGCCCAGCCCAGGAATACTTCCGGGTGGATATACGAGGCGCGGCAAACCGCAGGGGTATTGCCGAGAACCGCCGCCACATCCTTCACAGCCTGCGCAAGCGCCGCTTTCATCGCCCGCTCGCCGCCTTCATGGGGTATGGGCGTGGCGGCAAGCACCGCGACGGCCTGGACCGTGCCGCCCCAGGTACGGAAATCCTTCGCCGTGAATTCCCCGCCCGTCACGTCCCGCAGGTAATCATTCACCATGCCCGAATCGATGGGCTGTCGCTGGCCCTCGTCATCCACATACTGAAAAAGCCGTTGGCCGGGAAGCTCCTGCACCCGCCGCACCGCCTTGACCAGCCGCCGGTCATCCAGAACGACGTCACGCCACTGCCCACTCTTGCCGCGGAAGTGGAACTCGATCCGCCCACGTCGCGCCTCCACATGCCGGGAGCGCAGCGTCGTCAGTCCGAACGAGTGGTTCTGCCGTGCATACGCGTCATTGCCCACGCGGATCATGGTTTCTTCAAGCAGGCTGACCACGAGCGCCAATACCTTGTTGCGGGGCAGCCCCGGTAGCGAGAGGTCCTTGCGCAGGCGGCGGCGTAACGCGGGCAGGGCGGCACCGAACTCGAGGATCCGTGTGAACTTTCCGCGGTCACGCTCGCTGCGCCACTTTGCGTGGTAGCGGTATTGCTTGCGCGCCCGGGCATCCCTGCCAGTGGCCTGCAAATGGCCGCGCGGATGGGGGCAAATCCATACCTGCGTGTAAGCAGGCGGGATCGCGAGGGAGCGAATCCGGGTCAGCACCTCCTCATCGGTGACGCGCTTGCCATCGATGCCGATGTACTGAAAGCTCTTGCCGCGCCTGCACCGGGTGATGCCATCGTCGGTATCGCACACGTAAACGAGGCCCGCCGCTTTCGCGTGGGCCCGCTCATCGGTTGCCACCACGAGGGCATCGGCAGGAGGTCGTCGGGACATGGCCGGCAGTGTGTGCCGGCCGGCGATCAAGGCGCGGTGAACGCGCCGTCAGGCACTAGCCCACCCGGCAGAATGCTGCCTTGAGATAGCGGTTCTCGGGGACGTTGCTCGCTACCGGATGGTCGGCGCCAGCGCCATCCACGTGAAGGATCTGGATATCACGCCCGGCGTTGAGCGCCACGCGGCGAATCATCTCGAGGAAATCGTCCTCACCCACCAGGCCGGTGCACGAGCAGGTGAGCAGGATGCCGCCAGGCGCGAGCACATCGAGCGCCGTGCGGTTCATGGCGAAGTACTTCTTCAGCGCGTTGACCACCTGGTTGCGATCGCGGGTGAGCTTGGGCGGATCAAGCACCACCGCATCCCAGGTTTCACCCCGGGCGATGGCCGCGCGCAGCCACTCAAAGACATCGCCTTGTTCGAAGCGTGCTTCCACGCCATTCATGCGGGCGTTCTCGCGGGCTACTTCCAGGATCGCCGCGTCCGCATCGACACCGGTGGCTTCCAGCGCGCCGGCCTTCATGGCGTGCACCGCGAAACCGCCGGCATTGCAGCACAGATCGAGCACGCGGCGGCCACGCGCCAGTTCGGCGAAGCGGCGGCGATTGTCGCGCTGGTCGGCGAAGAAGCCAGTCTTGTGCCCCAGGCCCGGTGCCGCATGGAACGCCAGGCCATGCTCGTGCACATCCACCGCCGCGGGTGCATCGTTGGAGCGCACGTCGAAGGATTCCTGGCGCTGCACGTGCTGCTCGGCGAACCAGTAGAGCGATGCGCCCGGGAAATGCTTTTCCAGCTCGGCGTGGATGGTGTCGCGGAAGCGCCACATGCCCGCGGCGAAATACTCGACGACCAGGTGGTTGGCGTAGCGATCCACCACCAGGCCCGAAAGGCCATCGCCTTCGCTATGCACGACGCGCCAGGCATCGCTTACCTCGTCCAGGCGCAGCAGGTGGCGGCGCAGATCCACCGCGCGGGCGATCCGGGCCGCGATCCACGCCGCGTCGATGGCTTCATCCGGCGACGTGGTGAGCAGGCGCAAGGCAACGCGGGCGTGGCCGTTCCAGAAGCCGCGGCCCACGAATCGGCCCTTCGCGTCGACCACATCGACGACGCTGCCGGGCGGAATACGCTCGGCGGGCTTCAGGACCTGGGCGGACCACACCCACGGATGGCCGGGGACGCGGTCGGATTTAAGCTGGATCTGGGGGATTGCGGCGGTATTCATCGGTGAATGATACCGGCCCTCAGCGCCCGAAGCGCAGGATGAGCCAGGAAACCAGTGCCAGCAGGTTGATGCCGATGTGCGCCGCGGAGGGCCCGCCCAGGGCCAGCAGCCACCCGTGCTCGGCGATCGCCCAGTCAAAACCCAGCCGCGGTGAGCGTTGCAGGGTCATGGAAAGGTTCGCATAGGCACCCGAGGAGAGGGCGTAGCTGAAGAACGACGTGGCGACCAGCGGCGCCTGCAGGAACTGGGCCCAGATCGACATCTGGGTGCCGCGCGCGTCGTTGCTGGCCAGCAGCACGCCGGCCACCAGGATGAATGCGAACAGCAGCACGCCGAGCACGGTGACCACCGCATCCAGGCCACTCATGCGCGATCCGAGCAGGTGGTCTACCTGGCGCACCAGGCCGTACAGGCCGCCGGCAATCTCGAACACGGCAATGACGCGGGTGAAGAACGAATGCATGCAAACTCCCAGGTAGCGGACGGCGCATTATGGCCGCCCGCGCTATCGGCTGGCCGAACGGCCGTTCAGAGTGCCTCGGCGGCCTCGTGCAGGTCGGTAATGTGCTGTTCCCACCATCGCGGCTCGGCGGCGAAAGGGAAGGCGGCGGGGAATGCCGGATCGTGCCAGCGCTCGGCGATCCACCCGGCGTAATGCACCTGGCGCATGGCGCGCAGCGCGGGTACCAGCGCGAGCTCGGTGGGGTCGAAATCGCGGAACTGGCCGTAGCCTTCCAGCAGCGCCTCGAACATGGCGTCGTCGGAGGCGAGCATCCACAGGTCCTGCACGGCGGGCCCCATGCGCGCATCGTCCAGGTCCACGAAATGCGGGCCGGCATCGGTCCACAACACGTTGCCCGGGTGGCAATCGCCATGCAGGCGCAGGCGCTGCACGGGCCCCACGGCTTCGAAACGCCCGGAGACCGCGTCATCGACGCGCATGACGGCAGCGCGATACGCATCGAACAGATGCGCGGGGAGCAGGTCCGAACCGAGTGCTGCCCGGGCAGGACCATCGATCATCGTGGCGCGGTCCAGCGTCGTGCGGTGGTGGAAGGGCTCGCGCGCGCCGATCGCGTGCATACGCCCCAGCAGGCGGCCCAGCCATTCCAACTGGTCGGCTGATTCCAGTGAAGGCGCCCGGCCACCGCGGCGCGGATAAACGGCATAGCGGAAGCCGTCGTGGCGCAGCAGGGTTCGCCCGTTGAACACCTGCGGAGCCACCATCGGAATCTCGGCGGCGGCCAGTTCCAGGGCGAAGGCATGCTCTTCGCCGATCGCGGCATCGTTCCAGCGCCCGGGCCGGTAGAACTTCACAACGACAAAGCCGCCATCGTCCAGGCCGACCTGGAACACCCGGTTCTCATAGCTGTTCAGCGTGAGCAGGCGGCCGTCACTCCACGTACCGGTCGCGTCCACCGCGGCCAGCACGACGTCGGGCGACAGCGCCGCGTAAGGCGCTGCCTGGGTCACGAGCGCAGGTTCCCGGGCGCGCCACCGGGCGACGGGATCACCGCCATGGTCAGGCGCGACAGGCACACCAGCTTGCCGGTTTCCTCTTCGATGCGGATCTCCCACACCTGCGTGGTGCGGCCCAGGTGCACGGCCTTGGCCGTACCGGTGACGATGCCGCCGCGCACGCCGCGAATATGGTTGGCGTTGATATCCAGCCCCACCGCGATTTCCTTCTCCACATCCAGCGTGAGCAGGGCGGCTGAACTGCCGAGGGTTTCCGCCAGTACGACCGATGCGCCGCCGTGCAGCAGGCCGAACGGCTGCTGCGTGCGATGGTCCACCGGCATGGTGCCGCGCAGCCAGTCGTCGCCGAACGCCGTGAAGCGGATATCCAGCGTCTCCATCATCGTGTTCCGGCTCCAGCCGTTGATGCGGTCCAGGTTGAGCGGTTGCTTCCAGATGGCCATCGTGGGCGCGGTTCCATGGGAAAGCCCCCATTGTCCTACAATGGGCGGGTGCCTACCGTAACCCTGATCGCCTCCGGCAAGCGCTTTGACGCGGCCGCCGACGAAACCGTTCTCGAAGCCGCCCAGCGCGCGGGAATCGCTCTCCCGTACTCATGCCGTGGCGGTGTCTGCGGCAGCTGCAAGGCCACCCTTGTTGCGGGCGAGTGCGCCTATCCGTACAACCCCCCGGTGGGCCTGTCGGCCTCGGCGCGGGAGCACCACGGCATCCTCATGTGCCAGGCCGTGCCGTGTGGCGATATCGCCATCCAGGCACGCGAGATCGCTTCCGTAGAGGACATTCCGCACAGGCGCGTGGAAACGGAAGTGGCCGAGCGGCGCATGCTGGCGCCTGATGTCGTGGGCTTGTGGTTGCGACCACTGGGCGAGCCGTTGCGCTGGCTTCCCGGCCAGTACCTCGATGTGGTGCTGGAAAACGGCAAGCACCGCCCGTTTTCCATTGCCAGTGGACCGCGGCCCGATGGCCTGGTGGAATTGCACGTGCGGCATGTCCCGGGCGGCGGCTTCACCTCGTGGGTGTACGACGCCCTCAAGGTGGGCGATCACCTGATGATCGAAGCGCCGCTGGGTACCTTCGTGCCGCGCGAGGATTCCGAGCGGCCCATGCTGTTCATGGCGGGTGGCACCGGGTTTGCCCCGGTGAAGGCGGTGGTCGAGCATTTCATCGCGCTCGGTACGCGCCGGCCCATGCACCTGTATTGGGGCGTGCGGACCACGGAAGACCTGTACCTGGGCGAGCTGGCCCGCGGCTGGGCCGCTGAGCGGCCCTGGATCACGTTTACGCCCGTGCTATCCGATGCGGATGCGGCGCGGGCGGCGGGGCTGCGCGAGGGGCTGGTCCACGAGGCCTTGCTGGCCGATCACCCCGACCTTTCCGGCTTCGACCTCTACATGAGTGGCCCACCGGCCATGATCGCCGCCGGCCGGGACCTTTTCCTCGACGCAAAGTTGCCCGAGGACAGGCTGTTCTACGACTCGTTCGACGTGGCGCCGGATGTATTGGCCGCCATCCTGCGTGGCCGTGCCGGGATTCACGGCCTGTAGGGGGCGTTTCTTATTTCTTGCCCTTCGCGGTGGGCAGCTGGGCGTTCTGCCAGGCGTAGGTGCCGCCATCGAGCACGAACACGCGGGTGAAACCGGCCTTGACCAGACGGCTGGCGGGCTTCGACAGCGTGCGGCCGTCCTTGTCGATCAGCACCACCGGCAGGTCCTTCGCCTTGGCGAGGTCCTTGTGCTCCGGGTCGAACTGGCTCATGGCCACGTTCTTCGCGCCTGGGACATGAGCCTTCTCGAAATCCGCGCTGGCCGACAGATCGATGATCAGCGGGTTGTCGCGGTTGATCAGCTGGGTGAGCCCGGCCGGGGTCAGGCCCTTCCACTTGCGGAAGAGGGTGCCGACTTCCGTGGCGAGCAGCGCCACCAGGATGGCCACGAACAGGCCGACGAGGGCCAGGTGGTTGCTCGCAAACTCGGGCA
Above is a genomic segment from Luteibacter aegosomatissinici containing:
- a CDS encoding DNA topoisomerase IB; its protein translation is MSRRPPADALVVATDERAHAKAAGLVYVCDTDDGITRCRRGKSFQYIGIDGKRVTDEEVLTRIRSLAIPPAYTQVWICPHPRGHLQATGRDARARKQYRYHAKWRSERDRGKFTRILEFGAALPALRRRLRKDLSLPGLPRNKVLALVVSLLEETMIRVGNDAYARQNHSFGLTTLRSRHVEARRGRIEFHFRGKSGQWRDVVLDDRRLVKAVRRVQELPGQRLFQYVDDEGQRQPIDSGMVNDYLRDVTGGEFTAKDFRTWGGTVQAVAVLAATPIPHEGGERAMKAALAQAVKDVAAVLGNTPAVCRASYIHPEVFLGWADGELHRQVAPVGPHQPRKLEALTLAFLRRRLRAGKRSP
- a CDS encoding class I SAM-dependent rRNA methyltransferase; amino-acid sequence: MNTAAIPQIQLKSDRVPGHPWVWSAQVLKPAERIPPGSVVDVVDAKGRFVGRGFWNGHARVALRLLTTSPDEAIDAAWIAARIARAVDLRRHLLRLDEVSDAWRVVHSEGDGLSGLVVDRYANHLVVEYFAAGMWRFRDTIHAELEKHFPGASLYWFAEQHVQRQESFDVRSNDAPAAVDVHEHGLAFHAAPGLGHKTGFFADQRDNRRRFAELARGRRVLDLCCNAGGFAVHAMKAGALEATGVDADAAILEVARENARMNGVEARFEQGDVFEWLRAAIARGETWDAVVLDPPKLTRDRNQVVNALKKYFAMNRTALDVLAPGGILLTCSCTGLVGEDDFLEMIRRVALNAGRDIQILHVDGAGADHPVASNVPENRYLKAAFCRVG
- a CDS encoding serine/threonine protein kinase — encoded protein: MTQAAPYAALSPDVVLAAVDATGTWSDGRLLTLNSYENRVFQVGLDDGGFVVVKFYRPGRWNDAAIGEEHAFALELAAAEIPMVAPQVFNGRTLLRHDGFRYAVYPRRGGRAPSLESADQLEWLGRLLGRMHAIGAREPFHHRTTLDRATMIDGPARAALGSDLLPAHLFDAYRAAVMRVDDAVSGRFEAVGPVQRLRLHGDCHPGNVLWTDAGPHFVDLDDARMGPAVQDLWMLASDDAMFEALLEGYGQFRDFDPTELALVPALRAMRQVHYAGWIAERWHDPAFPAAFPFAAEPRWWEQHITDLHEAAEAL
- a CDS encoding hotdog fold thioesterase — translated: MAIWKQPLNLDRINGWSRNTMMETLDIRFTAFGDDWLRGTMPVDHRTQQPFGLLHGGASVVLAETLGSSAALLTLDVEKEIAVGLDINANHIRGVRGGIVTGTAKAVHLGRTTQVWEIRIEEETGKLVCLSRLTMAVIPSPGGAPGNLRS
- a CDS encoding 2Fe-2S iron-sulfur cluster-binding protein; this encodes MPTVTLIASGKRFDAAADETVLEAAQRAGIALPYSCRGGVCGSCKATLVAGECAYPYNPPVGLSASAREHHGILMCQAVPCGDIAIQAREIASVEDIPHRRVETEVAERRMLAPDVVGLWLRPLGEPLRWLPGQYLDVVLENGKHRPFSIASGPRPDGLVELHVRHVPGGGFTSWVYDALKVGDHLMIEAPLGTFVPREDSERPMLFMAGGTGFAPVKAVVEHFIALGTRRPMHLYWGVRTTEDLYLGELARGWAAERPWITFTPVLSDADAARAAGLREGLVHEALLADHPDLSGFDLYMSGPPAMIAAGRDLFLDAKLPEDRLFYDSFDVAPDVLAAILRGRAGIHGL
- a CDS encoding rhodanese-like domain-containing protein — encoded protein: MNDVLHKLPEFASNHLALVGLFVAILVALLATEVGTLFRKWKGLTPAGLTQLINRDNPLIIDLSASADFEKAHVPGAKNVAMSQFDPEHKDLAKAKDLPVVLIDKDGRTLSKPASRLVKAGFTRVFVLDGGTYAWQNAQLPTAKGKK